One Setaria viridis chromosome 3, Setaria_viridis_v4.0, whole genome shotgun sequence DNA window includes the following coding sequences:
- the LOC117849620 gene encoding CRM-domain containing factor CFM3, chloroplastic/mitochondrial, with amino-acid sequence MALSELPLHHSFRLSSRPHLHRLLPLRFLCSRHAASSAAASAASPSSSGGNRAAPPVPSTGAPWLQKWAPSDPSQPAPAPAPSPTTSIDRIVHRLRNLGLASDDDDPSAAAATSTAPPDGTERLGDLLDRSWARPDRQFAAASFDDAVLPWERDDEAAAGGRDEEDGAKRRRVKAPTLAELTIEDEELRRLRRLGMTLRDRITVPKAGVTTAITEKIHDAWRKSELVRLKFHEDLAHDMKTAHELVERRTGGLIIWRSGSVMVVYRGSNYKRPLKSQTLNGASSQVKGEDGALFIPDASSPAENDSQGKDLAAQHANASQLNMQNTEDMTEEELEFNQMLDELGPRFVDWWGTGILPVDADLLPQTIPEYKTPYRILPTGMRSTLTNAELTNLRKLARNLPCHFALGRNRNHQGLAAAIVKLWEKSLVVKIAVKRGIQNTNNKLMAEEIKNLTGGTLLLRNKFYIVIYRGKDFLPTSVAAVLAEREELTKDIQNMEEQRRNVSIGQPPDDGLDGHALAGTLAEFQEAQARWGREVTAKEQEEMKEASSRSEKQKLYRKLEHKLSVAQAKIHRAERLLSKIEASMVLADPCDDREMITDEEKSVFRRIGLRLKSYLPLGVRGVFDGVIENMHLHWKHREVVKLISKQKTLSFVQETARLLEYESGGILVAIERVPKGYALIFYRGKNYRRPINIRPRNLLTKAKALKRAVAMQRHEALSQHIDQLENNIKQMKLDLGIEYYEEQEDDSSDSENEDGTAVTSASYDEDQDDFSESADEDEYDYDDDEDEENDSL; translated from the exons ATGGCGCTCTCCGAGCTCCCTCTCCACCACTCCTTCCGCCTCTCCTCCCGGCcccacctccaccgcctcctccccctccgcttcctctgctcccgccacgccgcctcctccgccgccgcctcggccgcctccccttcctcctccggcggcaaCCGGGCCGCCCCACCCGTTCCCAGCACCGGCGCTCCGTGGCTGCAGAAGTGGGCGCCCTCCGACCCCTCCCAGCctgcccccgcgcccgccccgtCCCCCACCACCTCCATCGACCGCATCGTCCACCGCCTCCGCAACCTCGGCCTcgcctccgacgacgacgatccctccgccgccgctgccacgtCCACCGCTCCGCCCGACGGCACCGAGCGCCTCGGCGACCTGCTCGACCGCAGCTGGGCGCGGCCAGACCGCCAGTTCGCGGCGGCCAGCTTCGACGATGCGGTCCTCCCGTGGGAGAGGGACGACGAGGCCGCGGCGGGGGGTAGGGACGAGGAGGATGGGGCCAAGAGGAGGCGGGTCAAGGCGCCCACGCTGGCGGAGCTCACGATCGAGGACGAGGAGCTGCGGCGGCTGCGCAGGCTGGGGATGACCCTTCGAGACCGCATCACGGTGCCCAAGGCCGGGGTCACGACGGCCATCACGGAGAAGATCCATGACGCGTGGAGGAAATCGGAGCTGGTTCGGCTCAAGTTCCACGAGGACCTCGCGCACGACATGAAGACTGCTCATGAGCTTGTTGAG CGACGCACAGGCGGATTGATCATATGGAGATCTGGAAGTGTAATGGTGGTTTACCGAGGGAGCAATTACAAAAGACCTCTGAAATCTCAAACTCTGAATGGTGCCTCATCACAAGTGAAGGGGGAAGATGGTGCATTGTTCATCCCAGATGCCTCCAGCCCTGCTGAGAATGATAGTCAGGGGAAGGATTTGGCTGCGCAACATGCAAATGCGTCCCAGTTGAACATGCAGAATACTGAGGACATGACAGAGGAAGAGCTGGAGTTCAATCAAATGCTTGATGAATTGGGTCCTCGTTTTGTGGATTGGTGGGGAACAGGTATCTTGCCAGTGGATGCTGACTTGCTGCCTCAAACGATCCCTGAGTATAAAACACCATATAGAATTCTTCCAACTGGAATGCGTTCGACACTTACCAATGCAGAGCTGACTAACTTGCGAAAGTTAGCTAGGAACCTTCCATGCCATTTTGCACTAG GGAGAAACCGGAATCATCAAGGTTTGGCAGCGGCAATTGTTAAGCTCTGGGAGAAGAGTTTGGTGGTGAAAATAGCTGTAAAACGTGGAATTCAGAACACAAATAATAAGCTTATGGCAGAAGAAATAAAG AATCTAACAGGGGGTACCTTGCTTCTTCGAAATAAATTTTACATTGTAATATATCGTGGAAAAGACTTCCTCCCAACATCCGTTGCAGCTGTGTTGGCTGAAAGAGAGGAGTTGACAAAGGATATCCAGAATATGGAGGAACAGAGAAGAAACGTTTCGATTGGACAACCTCCAGATGATGGCTTAGATGGGCATGCCCTTGCGGGTACTCTTGCTGAATTTCAGGAGGCCCAAGCTCGTTGGGGAAGAGAAGTAACTGCTAAGGAGCAAGAAGAAATGAAAGAAGCATCTTCCAGATCAGAAAAGCAAAAGCTTTACAGGAAACTCGAACACAAGCTTTCCGTT GCTCAGGCAAAAATACATAGAGCAGAACGCTTACTATCAAAGATCGAAGCTTCTATGGTGCTCGCTGATCCATGTGATGATCGGGAAATGATTACAGATGAAGAAAAGTCCGTTTTCCGTAGGATTGGTTTACGGCTTAAGTCATATTTGCCACTCG GAGTTCGTGGTGTGTTTGATGGTGTCATTGAAAATATGCACTTGCATTGGAAGCACAGAGAAGTTGTCAAATTAATTTCAAAGCAGAAGACCTTGTCCTTTGTTCAGGAAACAGCACGACTTCTAGAGTATGAGAGTGGTGGTATACTAGTTGCAATCGAAAGAGTTCCCAAGGGTTATGCACTCATATTTTACCGTGGAAAGAACTATAGGAGGCCTATTAACATAAGGCCTAGAAATCTCTTAACAAAAGCTAAGGCATTGAAACGTGCAGTTGCAATGCAACGTCATGAG GCCCTTAGTCAACATATAGATCAACTGGAAAACAATATCAAGCAGATGAAGTTGGATTTG GGCATTGAGTACTACGAGGAACAAGAGGACGATAGCTCAGATTCAGAAAATGAAGATGGCACAGCAGTCACCTCTGCAAGCTATGATGAG GACCAAGACGATTTTTCTGAATCagctgatgaagatgaatatgattacgatgatgatgaagatgaggagAATGACAGCTTGTAA